AAGGGGAGGTGACACTGGTGGgacctttatttttattcaatttgactgatttattttatttatcacacAAGTAATAATACATGCAAGTTTCATTGGATTCTGTTTCTGGCTTATCGTTTCCTCAGAAAAAAATCAGATGCATTAAAATATACAATCGTATAATGCAAAATGGAGCAATCACATGTCCATCAATCACTTTGAAATTTTTTCCCTGTAATAAACTGACATAGTTATCATTTATTCTGATCATATTTTGGTATCTTTTTTCCCAAATGCAAAAGAAATTCTCAAAATCCATATTTTTTGTAAATTTGGCCTGTTACAAATGCATATAATAATAAGTTAATATCTGAAATACCTTAGATTaagttttctcttttcattgctCTTTTGATGCATATATATGTGTTTGGTAAGAGGTTGAGCCAGAAAAGCTCCATTTTCCTTGGAAGTACAATATTTTTTAGTTCCAAGATAGAAGCCGATTTGTGTGAAGTGTGTCTcctacaacattacctggaatatTTTGGATTTAGTTAGAGACAAGTTTAAGCGGTCATTTGATATTTTATCAGTTAGGATTAGTGTTGGTATGATTACCAAACCATCCCTAATCCTAAATGGCACCTGGTCCCGTACATACCTCACAGAGAATGGAGATTGTTCCCGAATGAATGTTCTCGGGATGCCTCCAAAtgactattttctttcttcttttttatcggtgtcgatcaacagattgtccatcttgttgttgttgttgttgttctcttcaagttgttttcctggcttacccatgcattgtagacatgataTTGTattataacatttgttagccctgatgaaccctacaacatggcattataaacagtatttttcttactttttttttacgttttggcctgtggtgccggtaggccttcatagtagggcctgatggtcggccccagcccgttgtggcacaggcaagtgtttatagtggcgccatctttacttttcagcattttccattttagacccctagttgcataatataaattgttgggggggtgttggagggtcatggacgccgatctagcacagtttttgtgctattaacacttgttttttttttttcaaatgttcCCTCTGTTCTCTTAGCATTTCTTTCTGTGGGCAGACAGAGTTTTCCCACAAGGTGCCTCAGGTCCAAGGGTCTTTGTGACGGTCAACACACACCCGTCACGGGCCATGCGGGTGATGAGTGTTGCTGTGTTGCGGGCGTCGCAGAGCCCAGAGTGTTGTCTCCCTTGGAAGGTGAGCCCCAGGTCCTGCAGGGCACCGGCCAAGCCTTGGGGCTTGCGCTTGTAGAATTCCTGTTGAAAGTAAGGTTTCTCAGACAAAAGTAATGATTCCAGAGTAAAAACAAAATTCAAGGAGCAGTTACAGATTTAAAGTTCCTTCATGTCCCTCCATGGAGGAAATATATATCATAATATCTAGGTTATTCATAACCTTATGGTGCACAGAGGTGTGAAATTGCTTATTGATACAATCCAAATGTTTACAACTTCCTAAAACTAAAGACATCCCAGCATTCTTTTCAAGTTTTGTTGATGTAACTAATGCAAGACATACCCAATCATCACCCCATCCACTTGATAGGTAATCTCTGGAAAATAAACTTTCAAGAAGTGGATTTGAAAACACCCACAACCAAAGTGACTTTGGACATTTTTCTTAACTACTAGTTTCATGGGGCTTTTAGTACCTGCACTTGGTCTCTGgtcaatagccttttagttgtaTTATTCGAATATAAAAGATGCAGTTAGAAAATGACCTTTTATGTTCACATATGAGGAACATGAAAACTGAATAATTCAAGAAAAGGAGTAAATTCTTACCCTATACAGCCGCTTTATGTCGGCCCACTGGTTAAAGTAGCTTGGCTTGTCAAGGTTCTTCCGTTTACATTCTTGCTTCAGACACGTTCCGAGGTCCCAGTCTggtggtaaagaaggaagaacaaggatgATAGTTTTTAATACTCTAATCTAAGCTTGAAAACTTTATTGACACAAAGGAAGCATCTTGGAGGTAATGAGGTAGAAGTAAAGGTATTTTCTGGTATTTTTGCAGGAGCAGCAGTCTTAGCGTTTGAAAAATTTGTTTGGTCTGCGATCTATCTCCTTAACGTTGGTACAACCATTGTATAAGTGACTCGCCTGTCCACGTGGCAAAGGCGATGAGGTGACCAGGCCGAGTCGTGGTGAAGGTCAACTGGTGCTGCTCACAGAGTTGGTTGAGCCACTTTCTGAAGAGGTGTAGACAGGTGCCGAGAGGAACACCAGCATCCACCTGCTGCTGTGTGATGCCTGCAAGGGTAAGGAGCATTTTGTCACCCTCGTAAACAAACTACCCAAGTAATTTTTGGGCTAAATCAGTTTTTCATCATGTGGTTCACCTTTTAGTATAGATGCCTTTGCctttcctgtttgtgtgtgttctaatATTTGCCTCAACTTTTCTGCCCATAGCATCACAAAATGACTGGAATATTAGTTTTTCTCAATTTCCAAAAGAGTAGAGTAAATAAAAGGCAGTTTGTTGATGAAGTGAAGATTTCTCTTGTCTCTTATGCTTTACTAGTTATTCATTTTGGGTTTTTACTTTTTAAAGTCAACTTAAAAATATCTAACTATACTTTTGGGAACAACCCTTTCAAGTGACATGTACAGTTTAAGGTGCCCGTTATCAAATCAAAAGAGAGGTTTCAGGGAAGTGACAGACTGATGGGGAACAGCTCAACCAAGTGACATGTATAGCCAATCATTGTAGTCCTGTATTAAATTATAAAGGTCAGTAACAGCCTGTTGTCTGATTCCTCCCCAGAGCTCTGGCCCTAAATTTGACATTTCTTTTGGGCAACtgcttttatttattaattttttacagtaaaggaaggagctcaagggcacaaaaaggcctccaccaccactaagcaacattgtttttctttattttactttattttgtctctactttactttctttttatatatttctacagtaaaggaagcagctcaagggcacaaaaaagacaCCCACCACTAAGCAGGACTACTTCTCTAtttctattttatctatctattctttttactgtttatttgttttccattttttttacagtaatggaatcagctcaagggcaacaaaaagacaaCAAACGAGCCCCCGGTGTGGTTCCTGCTATGATTTAAAGAAGGAGTTTTGGTACCGGTGAGGCTAGTGCAGAAGGGCGACAGGACTGGCTGCTCCTGAGGCTTGACATACTGCTGGAACTCTGCCACCACCTCGCCGGAGTGAAGGCTGAGCAGCACGGCCGGGAACTCGATGATCTCTGGCTTGGGGGTCCCGCCCTGAGCCTCCCAGCAGGTGGACTCGAAGTCGAGCACCACAAGGAAGTCAAACACCTGCTCTGTGGCACATTTGAATTATTACTTCATGTCAGTTTCCTGAGTTTGCTTTCCCTTTCAGTGttaccttcattttttattttttttacagctagggAGATATTTCaaggcaaaaacaaaaataacaaaaaagcccactagacATTGCTctgattaaagaaaaaagaatgagtggTCAGAAAGGAGGTCAGTTTTAGGAAAAGAGGTGTAGTGCCCTGGCGTTATCATTACATAAAGTATATATGACCACCAAGGACACACACAGCCAGGGCCATGTCCCCACCTATACTAAATTTACCTTTGAGGGCAAGACAATTTCCTGTTTGCTTGAATGTGTTAGAGGAGGTCAAGTTGTTGCCTGACCTTTGCTCTTATGGTGGCATGTATctttttttatccacttttttaaCCCAgttgcagtgacgggccaaatctgtggctttattgtgtaccagcaacgggccaaatttttgccatgatataaatacccaaaattagatgatgcataaaccgatcacaaatgcaatgatatatattatgaaatggtttgcgtgagtgatgattttttctcatttttcttgattAGAGGGacccttaagaaacatgatccccgcagctactgggttaaatgttGCCAAAAAATGATCCCCTATGTTAGCTGTTATCATTTGCATTTGTATTATATTTATAACTTTATGGTAATGATAAATCTGAGGCACTACAGTCGGTCCTGAAAGTATTGCTTGATGCACTTAATATCAGACAGATCAGGCACTCACATCAAAGTACACTAGCATAAACACCTCATTAAAGAAGTGAACATAAACATGATTGAGAGAAATGATTGGAAATATGGTCAGTTTCAGTATTGGAGGGGATAATGAGAGTATTGGTCCAGGTTCAGCATAGCTACATCACAGTTAAGTGTATGTAAGCAGGTATTTATTTCTGATGAGTTTGTGCTctcatttaacctggtagcagcggggatcatgctttttaatggttcctctaagcaagaaaaatgagaaaaaatcatcactcacacgaactatttcaaaatatatatcaaagcatttgtgatcagtttatgcatcatctatttttggggctttatatcatggcacaaatttggcccatcgctgctacatgataaagccacaaatttgtcctgtcgctgctaccgggttaatatcatAATGCTTTTTCCACCAATAACAAATATCAGGCCAAAAGCAAATTAAAACCTGCCAGAAATAAACAGGAGACAGAGATATGCACAGTTATATGGCCCATGTCTCCAAATATACTAACTATTTTTGAGGACGATATAATTTCCTGCATTTTCCTGAATTTGGACTATAGCAAATTTTCTGACCCAATGAAATTCAGATTGATGGATTTTACTGTACATTTAGTCCATTATCCTAAATGGTGACCACTCTTCTATATGTCCCTTGCCTCCCACAGCCATGAACCAAGACCTTATCAGTTTTGCTGGCCGGTGAAATATCCTACATTGATCCCCTTCTTCTAAGCTGGTCATTCCTTTaatactccttccttctcatagCCATGCCTCAATACCCTTATCAATTTTGCTGGGTGTTGAAATATCCTACATTGATCCCCTTCTTCTAAGCTGGTCATTCCTTTaatactccttccttctcatagCCATGCCTCAATACCCTTATCAATTTTGCTGGCTGCTGAAGTATCCTACACTGATTCATATTCGCTAAGCTGGTTGTAATGCCCCGGGATCTGACGGGggtgttcttttctctttttttgactAAATTCTTGAAGTTTTGGATGTTTACTTTAATGAACATGGCAAATTAAGAACTGGATAACTTATTCCCGCATGATTGAGCGTGAACGACGAGGTAGGGCTGTCACCACCTCAAAATCTGTGGAACAAACCCACAGCTCAATGGGGAGAAAAGGACTGCAAGACTGAATGAACTGAACTATCCCGTCCTTACTAAAATCTGGCATTACATGGtcactcctttaaatactccctATGCCACTAAGTtctgagaaaagaaaacagaacaaagaaaaataaggaagaaaactaaatgGATAAAGTAGAAACAGAATAAGTAATAGAAACATGAGTAACAACACTAGACACAGGCATAGAGGAGAAGCATAAGTTCTGACAATAATGGATCATACTAATGACTGCTGAAACTGCTGGGGCTGACTGAATGGAGTTGGCAGGGACATCATGTTCCCTGTGCCTCCTCTGCACCAAGCCACGTTCCCTGCAGGAGACAGAATTGGCAGTATTATTCAATGTATCAGCACcttagttcgcctgtttgaaaagcctcccgtaGAAGTTGCTGCATGGAGTTCTCTGTATTATTCCAGATTTTCACTCGTCTTACAGCAAAGAACACCTTTGTGCACTGCTATATAATGTGTTTTGCGTTGGCACAATACACTGTTGTATTGCTTTTCCGTTACAAATAGAAGGGTGGTCGACGGGCCCGTTAGGTTAGTCGAGGGGAGCGAAGCCTCACCGTTAAGGGAGTCGATGGGGGCGAAGCTCCCCATTAgctaggttatgtaaagtttggtttTGGTTACCGAGTTTTCATGGACTGTATTGTGAATCTAGGGATGGTTTTACAggacttctgcaccttgagcgggaaaattacccatgaaaatccgcttaatcttctctgtggccttggaaaatattcGTAAAGGGAGccatacgtttaaaaatatggaccaaCACAGACCCTCctccaaggacacacacacagctatttgGTCTTATATCATGATGTCAGGTATTATCATATGAACCAAACAGTGCCGGTGTGTACCTACATGGCTAGTCGTTTGGTTGCCATTGGTTTTGTGGAGTCTGGATGCTCTTAAAAGGCTGAGGGTCTTGAAGTTTGTAAGGCAGTGGTTGAAGTTCCCTCCCCGCCGTCTGCTGATGCTGCCACGGATGCTGCCTCTCCCACGgtgttcatctccttcatctcgcATCTATGCTCCTAAATCTACGTAATATCGGCTTATATATTACTTTTTTCAACTCCAACTCCTGTTTCTAGGTTAAGGGAGTCCTGTGATGGCTTCTTACTGCGTTTATTTATCGTTATTACTGTTAAAAATACGATTAGGGGCGCATTTTGTAATTATGATCCTAAATCTACGTAATATTGgcttatatatacatttatttcaCTCCAACTCCTGTTTCTAGGTTAAGGGAGTCCTGTGATGGCTTTGTATTGCATTATTTATCGTTATTACTGTTAAAATACGATTAAGGGGCGCATTTCGTATCTACGTAATATCAGCTTATATATACACTTCTTTCACTCCAACTCCTGTTTTTAGGCTAAGGGAATCCTATGATGGCTTTCTATTGCCTTATTTGTCGTTATTGCTGTTAAAAATACGATTATGGGCGGTGCTTCAGTGAGTGGACACCATTGCAGGGCAGGAAGGACTTTTTAGAACGCGTGTCATTATATTTGAGTGTTATCCTTTTGGCAAGACTGTCACGTTTTTGTGCAGTGAAGGACGCCAACCATAAGGATACAAGGGACAAGGAACCTATATGCACAGACTCGTTTGGTATCAGTTGTCAGGAGAAAGTAAATCATAAACACGAAATCTTATAAATGAAACCTCGTACGTGTGTTTCAGAGGAGTCAGAGGGAAGCCTTGGAGGACACCGATCCTGTGAGGACACGAGGGCTCTTCATCCTATCCCTCTCCctgtcccccttcccttcctctctgaacCCATCCTATTCCTACCCTatcatttccctctccctgcatttccccttcatcctcttcccttcccgtcctcctccccttcctctacttgCCTTGCCCTATcatttccccttcatcctcttcccttcccgtcctcctccccttcctctacttgCCTTGCCCtatcatttccctctctccctgcatttccccttcatcctcttcccttcccgtcctcctccccttcctctacttgCCTTGCCCtatcatttccctctctccctgcatttccccttcatcctcttcccttcccgtcctcctccccttcctctacttgccttgccctttcatttccctctccctgcatttccccttcatcctcttcccttcccgtcctcctccccttcctctacttgCCTTGCtctatcatttccttctctccctgcatttccccttcatcctcttccttcctcctccccttcctctacttgccttgccctttcatttccctctccctgcatttccccttcatcctcttcccttcccgtcctcctccccttcctctacttgCCTTGCCCtatcatttccctctctccctgcatttccccttcatcctcttaattcccttccccttccctctactcttcctctccgcccatcccatccttcccttatCGTTTCCCTGTCTCCCTGTTTTCCCGTTTCCCCtgcatccttttctctccctttctcccttccccattctcccactctccctttccctctacccttcctctccttccatcccattcctcccccatcattcccctttcttcctgctttttcccttcatatcctcctccccgcccttctcccttcccaaccctcaTCCTACAGACTCCTTGGGCATCATTgggcaggaggaggtgaagcGGGACACATCAGGGGCGACGGGAGTGTTATTATTAGTGTGTTAAGTGTTGTGGACAAGACTCCCGTGTGTTGTGTGGTTCAGACCCAACATGAAGACACGAGTGAAGCTTCTAGGCGCCATTACAAGCCAAGGCAAGTGA
The window above is part of the Eriocheir sinensis breed Jianghai 21 chromosome 52, ASM2467909v1, whole genome shotgun sequence genome. Proteins encoded here:
- the LOC126982834 gene encoding ERI1 exoribonuclease 2-like; this encodes MATKRLAMERGLVQRRHREHDVPANSIQSAPAVSAVIKQVFDFLVVLDFESTCWEAQGGTPKPEIIEFPAVLLSLHSGEVVAEFQQYVKPQEQPVLSPFCTSLTGITQQQVDAGVPLGTCLHLFRKWLNQLCEQHQLTFTTTRPGHLIAFATWTGESLIQWLYQHWDLGTCLKQECKRKNLDKPSYFNQWADIKRLYREFYKRKPQGLAGALQDLGLTFQGRQHSGLCDARNTATLITRMARDGCVLTVTKTLGPEAPCGKTLSAHRKKC